Proteins found in one Nostoc sp. NIES-3756 genomic segment:
- the egtB gene encoding ergothioneine biosynthesis protein EgtB — protein sequence MISKLPASSIKDYIAFALEECRNKTLSLFVDVDAATFCSQAHHDFSPIGWHLGHIAYIESFWILEHCAGLPSLFPQYRKLFAADGLPKSQRVQLPQIAEIIYYLKTVRSKVLEYLEVADILEQERLWRFLIQHESQHCEIVRMVLELVNSQQSTVNSQQSIVHSQQSIVHSHVGEMVHIPAGEFEVGNNSMDALDNERPAHRIYLDSYWIDRYPVTCGEYQVFIEAGGYQNPEWWSVKGWQWLQTEQVTQPLYWNSDRLRRGVAHRTSNNHPVYGVSWYEAEAYSRFVGKRLPTEAEWEKAASWDTKANRRRIYPWGEDTPTPQHCNYDGFKTTPVNAYPQGQSAYGLYDTLGNVWEWTASWFDGYQGFASYPYKGYSQVYFDQKHRVLKGGSWASRPWVLRSSFRNWYYPQVRQIFAGFRCVRD from the coding sequence GTGATATCAAAGTTGCCAGCATCTAGCATCAAAGATTATATTGCTTTTGCTTTGGAGGAATGCCGCAATAAAACTCTAAGTTTATTTGTAGATGTAGATGCAGCTACATTTTGTAGTCAAGCGCACCATGATTTTAGTCCTATAGGCTGGCATTTAGGACACATCGCCTATATAGAATCTTTTTGGATATTAGAACATTGTGCTGGTTTACCATCTTTATTTCCTCAATATCGCAAGTTATTTGCTGCTGATGGTTTACCAAAATCACAACGAGTTCAGTTACCGCAAATAGCAGAAATTATTTATTACTTAAAGACAGTAAGAAGCAAGGTTTTAGAATATCTAGAAGTAGCTGATATTTTAGAACAAGAACGACTTTGGAGATTTTTAATTCAGCACGAAAGCCAACACTGTGAAATTGTTCGGATGGTGTTGGAGTTAGTCAACAGTCAACAGTCAACAGTCAATAGTCAACAGTCCATAGTCCATAGTCAACAGTCCATAGTCCATAGTCATGTTGGGGAAATGGTGCATATTCCCGCAGGTGAGTTTGAGGTGGGTAATAATTCTATGGATGCTTTAGATAATGAGCGTCCTGCACATAGAATTTATTTAGATAGTTATTGGATTGATCGTTATCCTGTAACCTGTGGTGAATATCAGGTATTTATAGAGGCTGGAGGGTATCAAAATCCTGAATGGTGGTCTGTGAAAGGTTGGCAATGGTTACAAACTGAACAGGTAACACAGCCACTTTACTGGAATAGCGATCGCCTCCGGCGGGGCGTAGCCCATCGCACATCAAACAATCACCCAGTTTATGGTGTTAGTTGGTACGAAGCCGAGGCTTATTCCCGTTTTGTCGGTAAGCGCCTACCCACAGAAGCCGAATGGGAAAAAGCCGCTAGTTGGGACACTAAAGCTAACCGTCGTCGCATCTATCCTTGGGGAGAAGACACACCAACGCCTCAACATTGTAATTACGATGGGTTTAAAACCACCCCAGTCAATGCTTACCCACAAGGGCAAAGTGCTTATGGTTTATACGACACCTTGGGTAACGTTTGGGAATGGACAGCCTCTTGGTTTGATGGCTACCAAGGTTTTGCCAGTTATCCATACAAAGGCTACTCGCAAGTTTATTTTGACCAAAAACATCGGGTGTTAAAAGGCGGTAGTTGGGCTTCTCGTCCTTGGGTATTACGTTCTAGTTTCCGCAACTGGTATTATCCCCAAGTACGTCAGATTTTCGCTGGGTTTCGTTGTGTTAGGGATTAG
- the egtC gene encoding ergothioneine biosynthesis protein EgtC — protein MCRLLAYLGSPISLEHLLYKPEHSLIVQSYQPREMTSGVVNADGFGVGWYHPQKDTDPFTYKNTLPIWNDINLPSLSRYVESKCVLAYVRSATPGQALDFANCQPFNYQKLLFIHNGRIENFRKSLHRKIRSVLTPDFYEHINGSTDSEHIFALLLSQIENNKHRPLESVLRNTLLLLRDMAKRHQVDASVNVILSDGNCLIASRFASSSKPPSLYWLKDDLMFPNSVIIASEPLFAGNWTACPENSIISVGEDCDIKVASI, from the coding sequence ATGTGCCGTCTACTTGCTTACCTGGGTTCGCCTATTTCCTTGGAACATCTATTGTATAAACCGGAACATTCATTGATAGTTCAAAGCTATCAACCTCGTGAGATGACTTCTGGTGTAGTAAATGCAGATGGCTTTGGTGTTGGTTGGTATCATCCTCAAAAAGATACTGACCCTTTTACCTACAAAAATACTCTCCCCATTTGGAATGATATCAATTTACCAAGTCTCAGCCGTTATGTAGAATCCAAGTGTGTGCTAGCTTATGTTCGCAGTGCTACACCAGGACAAGCCTTAGATTTTGCCAACTGTCAGCCATTTAATTATCAAAAGCTATTATTTATTCATAATGGACGCATTGAAAATTTTCGCAAGAGCTTACATCGAAAAATCCGTAGTGTTTTAACTCCTGATTTTTACGAACATATCAATGGTAGTACAGATTCCGAACATATATTTGCATTATTACTTTCACAAATTGAAAATAATAAACATCGTCCTTTAGAGTCAGTTTTACGTAATACTTTACTTTTGCTCAGAGATATGGCAAAACGCCATCAGGTAGATGCGTCTGTAAATGTAATTTTGAGCGATGGTAATTGTCTTATCGCTTCCCGTTTTGCTTCATCTTCAAAACCTCCCTCGTTGTATTGGTTAAAAGATGATTTAATGTTTCCTAATTCTGTCATTATTGCATCTGAACCATTGTTCGCAGGTAATTGGACTGCTTGTCCAGAAAATAGCATTATCAGTGTAGGAGAAGACTGTGATATCAAAGTTGCCAGCATCTAG
- a CDS encoding DUF6717 family protein, giving the protein MTNSIMVIFPYRHNQTWVFDDERMGLVQEPFVSGVPEMIEVLIQEIPNVDEGFKLLFSASPFPGYQAELTWCREEYGGNWYAWNQNSLEGWLCPALFKYFNQPPEKIYCKAESLY; this is encoded by the coding sequence ATGACTAACTCAATAATGGTAATTTTTCCCTATCGCCACAATCAAACCTGGGTATTTGATGATGAGCGTATGGGTTTAGTGCAAGAACCATTTGTTAGTGGTGTCCCAGAAATGATTGAGGTTTTGATTCAAGAAATCCCTAATGTTGATGAGGGGTTTAAGCTTTTATTTTCTGCTAGTCCTTTTCCTGGTTATCAAGCAGAATTGACTTGGTGCAGAGAAGAATATGGCGGAAATTGGTATGCTTGGAATCAGAACAGTCTAGAAGGGTGGCTATGTCCAGCGTTGTTTAAATACTTTAATCAGCCACCAGAGAAAATATATTGTAAAGCAGAAAGTTTATATTAG
- a CDS encoding HhoA/HhoB/HtrA family serine endopeptidase yields the protein MQNQVHDESQPLNPQNRNYAHWRKAAASLSLVLLGSGMTLAGGYLAGNQQQLAQKASNLAVSRVDAAPPLPNNADPNFVTQVVQRVGPAVVRIEASRTVTSRLPAEFNDPFFRRFFGSQLPQQRERLERGTGSGFIINANGNILTNAHVVDGADTVRVILKDGRSFQGKVLGTDNLTDVAVIKIQANNLPTVTVGNSDQLQPGQWAIAIGNPLGLDNTVTTGIISATGRSSNQIGAPDKRVEYIQTDAAINPGNSGGPLLNYRGEVIGMNTAIIQGAQGLGFAIPIKTAQRISNQLISTGKVQHAYLGIQMVGLTPQIKESINSDPNSGMSVDTDKGVLVVKVMPNSPAAKAGLRTGDVIQRLNGQAVTDASNVQRAVENAGVGGQLQLELLRNGRSVNLAIQAGTFPTQQVD from the coding sequence ATGCAAAACCAAGTACACGATGAATCTCAACCGTTAAATCCTCAAAATCGTAATTATGCACATTGGAGAAAAGCGGCTGCATCTCTATCGTTAGTGCTGCTGGGATCTGGTATGACTTTGGCTGGTGGATATTTGGCTGGAAATCAGCAGCAGTTGGCGCAGAAAGCCTCTAATTTGGCGGTGAGTCGAGTAGATGCAGCACCGCCACTACCAAATAACGCAGACCCTAATTTTGTCACTCAGGTAGTACAAAGGGTTGGCCCGGCTGTAGTGCGTATTGAAGCTTCCCGGACTGTTACATCTCGTTTACCAGCCGAATTTAACGACCCATTTTTCCGCCGCTTCTTTGGTTCCCAACTACCGCAACAACGAGAGAGGCTAGAAAGGGGTACGGGTTCCGGTTTTATTATTAATGCCAATGGTAATATTCTGACTAACGCTCACGTCGTTGATGGTGCAGATACTGTGCGAGTCATCCTCAAAGATGGGCGTAGTTTTCAAGGTAAAGTATTAGGTACAGACAATTTAACAGATGTAGCTGTTATCAAGATTCAGGCTAACAATCTACCCACTGTTACAGTTGGTAATTCTGATCAACTGCAACCAGGACAATGGGCGATCGCAATTGGTAATCCTTTAGGTTTAGATAATACAGTTACCACAGGTATCATCAGCGCTACTGGACGCAGTAGTAACCAAATTGGCGCACCCGATAAGCGAGTGGAATATATTCAAACTGATGCAGCAATTAACCCAGGTAACTCCGGGGGCCCCTTGCTGAATTACCGTGGTGAAGTAATTGGTATGAATACTGCCATTATTCAAGGTGCGCAAGGTCTAGGCTTTGCCATCCCTATCAAAACAGCACAACGTATTTCTAATCAACTTATATCTACAGGCAAAGTACAGCACGCTTACCTGGGTATTCAAATGGTAGGCTTAACACCACAAATCAAAGAGAGCATCAACTCTGACCCTAATAGTGGTATGAGTGTGGATACAGACAAAGGTGTTTTAGTTGTCAAAGTTATGCCTAATTCTCCAGCAGCAAAAGCAGGACTACGTACTGGCGATGTTATTCAAAGGCTGAACGGTCAAGCAGTAACAGATGCTAGCAATGTACAAAGAGCCGTAGAAAATGCGGGAGTCGGTGGACAATTGCAACTGGAATTATTGCGTAACGGCAGAAGTGTCAACTTAGCTATACAAGCTGGTACTTTCCCCACTCAGCAGGTAGATTAG
- a CDS encoding sulfite exporter TauE/SafE family protein yields the protein MSNILVQLLLIGLVAGVAGGMFGIGGGAIMVPAMVLLMGMDQKFATGTSIAAQILPIGLLGAAVYYRNGNMNFKHALLIAAGLLVGNLFGAMFANQPFISSETMKKLYGIFLLAIGFRYLFFR from the coding sequence ATGTCTAATATACTTGTTCAACTGTTGCTAATTGGGCTAGTTGCTGGCGTTGCTGGCGGAATGTTTGGCATTGGTGGCGGAGCAATTATGGTTCCAGCAATGGTGTTATTAATGGGAATGGATCAAAAATTTGCCACTGGTACTTCCATTGCAGCCCAAATTTTACCCATTGGACTTTTAGGAGCAGCAGTTTATTATCGTAATGGTAATATGAATTTTAAACATGCCCTATTAATTGCAGCAGGCTTATTAGTTGGCAACTTATTTGGAGCGATGTTTGCCAATCAACCATTTATTAGTAGTGAAACTATGAAAAAACTTTATGGCATCTTTTTATTAGCCATTGGTTTTAGATATTTATTTTTCCGTTAA
- a CDS encoding acetamidase/formamidase family protein, which produces MTHHILKATKSTVHLGGFSHLLEPALKVDSGDTIDVETYTGYYIHDKAPPEFLTTQFLDICQNLPPERKIAAGPHLLTGPIYVRHAEPGDVLEVRLEAIAPSLPVGFNAIRSGWGALPNQFTQPALRFIPLDLVNNTAEFPINSGIKVPLKPFFGILGVATPEDSRSSVPPGYYGGNIDNRELQAGSRIFLPIFVPGALFSIGDGHSAQGDGEVNVTAIETSMNGRIQLKLRKDLHFATPIAETPTDIITMGFAPTLDAALEQALENMLDFLERFVNLSPEDAYVLCSLAVNFRITQVVNSPNKGVHGLLSKAILSSKISL; this is translated from the coding sequence ATGACTCACCACATATTAAAAGCCACTAAATCAACTGTGCATTTAGGTGGTTTTTCTCATCTACTGGAACCCGCCTTGAAGGTTGATTCTGGCGACACCATTGATGTAGAAACATACACTGGTTATTACATTCACGATAAAGCACCACCAGAGTTTCTTACAACCCAATTCCTCGATATCTGCCAAAATCTGCCACCAGAACGCAAAATTGCTGCCGGGCCACATTTACTCACAGGGCCGATATATGTGCGTCATGCTGAACCAGGGGATGTTTTAGAGGTAAGATTAGAGGCGATCGCACCTAGTTTACCAGTTGGATTCAATGCTATCCGTTCAGGTTGGGGAGCCTTACCCAATCAATTCACGCAACCAGCTTTAAGATTTATTCCCCTAGATTTAGTTAACAATACGGCTGAATTTCCTATAAATAGCGGTATTAAAGTTCCTCTTAAACCTTTTTTTGGTATCCTTGGTGTCGCCACTCCGGAAGATTCTCGCTCATCTGTTCCCCCTGGATACTATGGCGGTAATATCGACAACCGCGAACTGCAAGCAGGCTCCCGCATATTCTTACCTATTTTTGTTCCTGGCGCATTATTTTCTATCGGTGATGGACATTCAGCACAGGGAGATGGGGAGGTTAATGTAACGGCAATTGAAACTTCCATGAATGGACGTATCCAGTTGAAACTTCGCAAAGATTTGCATTTTGCTACGCCCATTGCAGAAACGCCGACTGATATTATCACAATGGGGTTTGCACCAACTTTAGATGCAGCCTTAGAACAAGCTCTCGAAAATATGCTGGATTTTCTGGAACGTTTTGTTAATTTATCTCCAGAAGATGCTTATGTTTTATGTAGTTTAGCTGTAAATTTCCGCATCACTCAAGTTGTCAACAGTCCGAATAAAGGTGTGCATGGTTTGCTATCTAAAGCAATATTGTCATCTAAAATTAGTTTGTAA
- a CDS encoding WGxxGxxG-CTERM domain-containing protein, with translation MKSFNLSKSVLASLFAISFAAVASLPVSAQTGSTGTTGTSGTSTGTGTTGTGTSTGTTGTTGTGTTGTGTSGTSTGTGTYGTGTGTDTTGTYGTGTTGTGTGTTGTGTDTTGTYGTGTTGTGTGTTGTGTTDTGTGTTGTGTDTTGTGSTSTYGTGTGTGADTTGTTGTTTGTDGTGTGTTGTTSYQGTNDVRGDRDNNSWGWLGLAGLAGLAGLARKRHEASAYRDPNEVRSGSGTRL, from the coding sequence ATGAAATCTTTCAATTTATCCAAGTCTGTTTTAGCTAGTTTATTTGCTATCAGTTTCGCTGCTGTTGCATCTCTACCTGTCTCTGCTCAAACCGGAAGCACTGGTACAACAGGTACTTCAGGCACTAGCACTGGTACAGGCACTACAGGTACTGGTACTAGTACAGGCACTACAGGCACTACAGGCACTGGAACCACAGGTACTGGAACTTCAGGAACTAGCACTGGTACAGGTACTTATGGTACAGGTACTGGTACAGATACAACAGGTACTTATGGTACAGGTACTACAGGCACTGGAACTGGCACTACAGGTACTGGTACAGATACAACAGGCACTTATGGTACAGGTACTACAGGCACTGGAACTGGTACTACAGGTACAGGCACTACAGACACTGGAACTGGCACTACAGGTACTGGTACAGATACGACTGGCACAGGTAGCACAAGTACTTATGGTACGGGTACTGGTACAGGAGCAGATACAACAGGTACAACAGGTACTACGACTGGTACTGATGGAACCGGAACTGGAACCACGGGTACTACATCATACCAAGGAACTAACGATGTAAGAGGCGATCGCGATAATAATAGTTGGGGTTGGTTAGGTTTGGCTGGTTTGGCTGGTTTGGCTGGTTTGGCTCGTAAGCGCCACGAAGCTAGTGCTTACCGTGATCCTAATGAAGTACGTTCTGGCTCTGGTACTAGATTATAG
- a CDS encoding Hsp70 family protein, with the protein MEILETVGFDLGHGETAVAKAIVESIEPPQMLEINNKKNQITALGWHPQLGYLVGEQALIQAGVTQLAITFKQKPNNDTEYRKTISTFLATYYHLLKESRQIENQETTYFYVGCPSGWSVKERAEYQKLLQESGISLLNVVPESRAAFMQAKEAGKLEYEKLLSSVLIVDIGSSTTDFTLVKSLQEIPIDFGSNTLGASLIDKAIFAHTLAKHEQKSLLEKVFKDYPHHQARCELACRKAKEDYFSNEQLYTDPQSFARGFESINEQIYFIPQVNKLMMEEILNQPLPELSQKSWLQAFYEALAEAKQKLDSQGIVPKLLLMTGGASRMKFTHQLCQKTFPEPETLLRPDPEPERCIALGLARVGRWDLRATAFKQEVNQLLESNKLAELISKHIPDLIASLTKPLAEGFIENAVRPGVKDWQKNQLRTLADLETSMKQRAEQWLQGDMAQKIVNSQCISWFNHKIQPDLAAETDPICRKFQIPRSSLRFEDSIEPALVNPELRIGDVILGDTVAFIVNVLIGGGTLASIITLILTGHLTWPIALVYGASVIAAGMELSRETVKETIKTNVNVPSWIRSSLLNDRKIDDISKQIRPELEKVIQEQLTDNQEAFDKLISKVEQGLQKALSTKVQEAIILIQ; encoded by the coding sequence ATGGAAATTTTAGAAACAGTAGGTTTTGATTTAGGACATGGTGAGACGGCGGTAGCCAAGGCTATTGTCGAGAGTATCGAACCGCCCCAAATGTTGGAGATAAATAATAAAAAGAACCAAATTACTGCACTAGGTTGGCATCCTCAACTGGGTTATTTAGTAGGAGAACAAGCCTTAATTCAAGCTGGCGTTACCCAGTTGGCAATTACTTTTAAGCAAAAACCAAATAACGATACCGAATATCGCAAAACAATTAGTACCTTCCTAGCTACCTATTACCACCTGTTAAAAGAAAGTAGACAAATTGAAAATCAAGAAACTACTTATTTTTATGTTGGTTGTCCTTCTGGATGGTCGGTTAAAGAACGTGCAGAATATCAAAAACTGCTGCAAGAATCGGGTATTTCTTTATTAAATGTAGTACCTGAATCAAGAGCAGCTTTTATGCAGGCTAAGGAAGCTGGAAAATTGGAGTATGAAAAACTCCTATCTTCCGTGCTAATTGTTGATATTGGTTCTTCAACTACAGATTTCACCTTGGTTAAAAGCTTACAAGAAATTCCTATAGATTTTGGTAGTAATACTTTAGGTGCATCCTTAATTGATAAGGCTATTTTTGCTCATACCCTCGCCAAACACGAGCAAAAATCATTACTTGAAAAAGTATTTAAAGATTATCCCCATCATCAAGCGCGTTGTGAGCTAGCTTGTCGCAAAGCTAAGGAAGATTATTTTTCTAACGAACAGTTATATACTGACCCTCAATCCTTCGCCCGTGGGTTTGAATCTATCAACGAACAGATTTATTTTATTCCCCAAGTCAATAAATTGATGATGGAGGAAATACTAAATCAACCTTTGCCTGAATTAAGTCAAAAAAGTTGGCTGCAAGCATTCTATGAAGCCTTAGCTGAAGCCAAGCAAAAGTTAGATAGCCAAGGTATTGTACCCAAACTGCTGCTGATGACTGGTGGTGCATCTCGGATGAAATTTACCCATCAACTATGTCAAAAAACCTTTCCCGAACCAGAAACTCTCCTACGTCCAGACCCAGAACCTGAACGGTGCATTGCGTTGGGTTTAGCGCGTGTAGGGCGTTGGGATTTACGCGCTACTGCTTTTAAACAAGAAGTAAATCAACTGTTGGAATCTAACAAACTTGCAGAATTAATTAGTAAGCATATTCCAGATTTAATTGCATCATTGACCAAGCCGTTAGCAGAAGGGTTCATTGAAAACGCAGTTAGACCAGGGGTAAAAGATTGGCAGAAAAACCAACTTCGTACTTTAGCAGATTTGGAAACTTCAATGAAGCAGCGTGCGGAACAGTGGCTGCAAGGCGATATGGCGCAAAAGATAGTTAACAGCCAATGTATCAGTTGGTTTAATCATAAGATTCAGCCAGACTTAGCAGCAGAAACAGATCCTATATGCCGCAAGTTTCAAATACCCAGAAGTAGTTTAAGATTTGAAGATAGTATCGAGCCTGCTTTAGTCAATCCAGAATTACGTATTGGTGATGTTATTCTTGGTGATACAGTAGCTTTTATTGTCAATGTATTGATTGGTGGGGGTACTCTCGCCAGTATCATCACTCTTATACTTACAGGTCATTTGACTTGGCCCATAGCCCTAGTTTATGGGGCTTCGGTAATAGCGGCTGGGATGGAGTTAAGTCGAGAGACTGTTAAGGAGACAATTAAAACCAATGTCAATGTTCCTAGTTGGATTCGTTCTAGTTTACTGAATGATAGGAAAATTGACGATATTAGCAAACAAATAAGACCAGAGTTAGAAAAAGTTATTCAAGAACAATTAACAGATAATCAAGAAGCTTTTGACAAACTCATTAGTAAAGTTGAGCAGGGATTACAGAAAGCTTTGTCTACTAAGGTGCAAGAAGCAATAATTTTAATTCAATAA
- a CDS encoding LLM class flavin-dependent oxidoreductase: MSKKRKFRLGAFIQATGHHVSAWRHPDAQADAGLNFEHYQEITQTAERGLFDAVFLADSPGVWGGAPENQKRNGKLVHFEPVTLFSALSSVTKNIGFIATASTTYEEPYTLARKFASLDYLSKGRAGWNVVTTGNENAAANFGLEHHPDHSQRYERAEEFVDVVKGLWDSWEDDAFIRDRESGIYFDPEKLHVLNHKGKHFSVKGPLNVGRPPQGYPVIVQAGASEAGRELAAQTAEVIFTANQTLADAQEFYADVKGRLAKYGRSPDDLKIMPGAFPIIGRTEEEAQEKYEFIQSLIHPDVAWGILRTYYKGVDLSKYSLDDLAPELPSDTNNNKSRLKLVKDLATRGTLTLRQLYLALATARGHRTILGTPETIADQLEEWFNNDAADGFNIMPPILPTGLDEFVNLVVPVLQKRGLFRTEYEGSSLRENLGLRRPANRFAAQQVAEQLVLA, translated from the coding sequence ATGAGTAAAAAACGCAAGTTTCGTTTAGGTGCATTTATTCAAGCGACTGGACATCATGTTTCTGCATGGCGACACCCAGATGCACAAGCAGATGCTGGACTGAATTTCGAGCATTATCAGGAAATTACTCAGACTGCCGAACGTGGGTTATTCGATGCCGTTTTCCTTGCGGATAGCCCAGGAGTCTGGGGCGGCGCTCCAGAAAATCAGAAACGCAATGGTAAGCTTGTGCATTTCGAGCCAGTCACACTATTCTCCGCATTATCTTCAGTGACTAAGAACATCGGCTTCATCGCTACCGCTTCGACTACCTACGAAGAACCTTATACCCTGGCTCGGAAGTTCGCTTCCCTAGACTACTTGAGTAAAGGTCGAGCAGGCTGGAATGTAGTTACCACAGGTAATGAGAACGCCGCCGCTAATTTCGGACTTGAGCATCACCCAGATCATAGCCAGCGTTATGAACGTGCCGAAGAATTTGTAGATGTAGTCAAAGGTTTGTGGGATAGCTGGGAAGACGACGCTTTCATCCGTGATAGAGAATCAGGTATCTATTTCGACCCCGAAAAACTGCACGTACTCAACCATAAGGGTAAACACTTTTCTGTCAAAGGCCCCTTAAACGTTGGTCGTCCACCACAAGGTTATCCAGTAATTGTCCAAGCTGGGGCTTCCGAAGCTGGACGGGAATTAGCAGCACAGACTGCCGAGGTGATCTTTACAGCCAATCAAACCTTAGCTGATGCCCAAGAATTTTATGCTGATGTTAAAGGTAGGTTGGCTAAGTATGGACGCTCTCCAGATGATTTGAAAATCATGCCTGGCGCTTTTCCTATCATCGGCCGCACCGAAGAAGAAGCGCAGGAAAAATATGAATTTATTCAATCGTTAATTCACCCTGATGTAGCCTGGGGGATTTTAAGAACCTATTACAAAGGTGTGGATCTGTCCAAGTATTCCTTGGATGATTTAGCGCCCGAACTACCCAGCGACACCAACAACAACAAGAGCCGCCTAAAATTGGTCAAGGATTTGGCTACTCGTGGCACTCTGACATTGCGTCAGTTGTATCTTGCCCTAGCTACTGCTAGAGGTCATCGCACCATCCTTGGTACTCCAGAAACCATTGCTGACCAGTTAGAGGAATGGTTTAACAATGATGCAGCAGACGGCTTTAATATCATGCCGCCCATTCTGCCAACCGGATTAGATGAGTTCGTTAACTTAGTCGTTCCCGTCCTCCAGAAACGCGGACTGTTCCGTACTGAATACGAAGGTAGCAGCTTACGGGAAAATCTGGGGCTACGTCGTCCCGCTAATCGTTTCGCTGCTCAACAAGTTGCTGAACAGTTAGTGTTGGCATAA
- a CDS encoding LLM class flavin-dependent oxidoreductase gives MNKTRKLRLGAFIQATGHHIAAWRHPDAQADAGLNFEHYKEITQTAERGLFDAVFLADSPSIQDSSEPEIQKRNGKLAKFEPVTLFSALAPLTKNIGFIATASTTYEEPYTLARKFASLDYLSKGRAGWNVVTTGNENAAANFGLEYHPEHSQRYERAEEFVDVVKGLWDSWEDDAFIRDRESGIYFDSEKLHILNHKGKHFSVKGPLNVGRPPQGYPVIVQAGASEYGRELAAKTAEVIFTANQTLADAQEFYADVKGRLAKYGRSPDDLKIMPGVFPVIGRTEEEAQERYEFLQSLIHPSVAWGLLKSRYRDIDLSGYSLDDLAPPLPTDTNGGKSRLKLLTDLVNRGNLTLRQLYLAVATARGHRTIVGSPESIADQLEEWFNNGAADGFNVMPPILPTGLDDFVNLVVPILQKRGLFRTEYEGSTLRENLGLLRPANRFVAKEVNEQLVSV, from the coding sequence ATGAATAAAACACGTAAGCTTCGTTTAGGTGCATTTATCCAAGCCACGGGACACCATATCGCGGCTTGGAGACATCCAGATGCACAAGCAGACGCTGGATTAAATTTCGAGCATTACAAAGAAATCACTCAGACTGCCGAACGTGGGTTATTCGATGCAGTTTTCCTAGCTGACAGCCCCAGCATACAAGATAGCAGTGAACCTGAAATTCAGAAGCGTAACGGCAAATTAGCTAAGTTTGAGCCAGTAACTCTATTTTCAGCATTAGCCCCTCTTACTAAAAATATTGGCTTTATTGCTACCGCCTCGACTACCTACGAAGAACCTTACACCCTGGCTCGGAAGTTTGCTTCCTTAGACTATTTGAGTAAAGGTCGCGCGGGCTGGAATGTCGTTACCACTGGTAATGAAAATGCTGCAGCTAATTTTGGACTAGAGTATCATCCAGAACATAGCCAGCGTTATGAACGTGCCGAAGAATTTGTAGATGTAGTTAAAGGCTTGTGGGATAGCTGGGAAGACGACGCTTTTATCCGTGATAGGGAATCAGGTATCTATTTTGACTCAGAAAAACTGCACATACTCAATCACAAGGGTAAGCATTTTTCTGTCAAAGGCCCCTTAAATGTCGGTCGTCCACCACAAGGTTATCCAGTAATTGTCCAAGCTGGGGCTTCTGAATATGGGCGTGAACTAGCAGCAAAAACTGCCGAGGTCATCTTTACAGCCAATCAAACTTTAGCTGATGCCCAAGAATTTTATGCTGATGTTAAAGGTAGGCTGGCTAAGTATGGACGCTCTCCAGATGATTTGAAAATTATGCCTGGAGTTTTCCCGGTGATTGGCCGGACTGAAGAAGAAGCGCAGGAAAGATATGAATTTCTGCAATCGCTGATTCATCCCTCGGTAGCATGGGGCTTATTGAAAAGCCGTTATCGAGACATTGATTTATCTGGCTATTCACTTGATGATTTGGCTCCACCTTTACCCACCGATACCAACGGGGGTAAAAGCCGGCTGAAGTTGCTGACTGATCTTGTCAATCGCGGCAACTTAACACTGCGTCAATTATATCTGGCTGTTGCTACTGCTAGAGGTCATCGCACCATTGTAGGTAGTCCAGAAAGTATTGCTGACCAGTTAGAGGAATGGTTTAACAACGGTGCAGCAGACGGCTTTAATGTCATGCCGCCCATTCTGCCTACAGGATTGGATGATTTCGTGAATCTAGTCGTTCCCATCCTTCAGAAACGTGGACTGTTTCGTACTGAATACGAAGGCAGTACCTTACGGGAAAACCTGGGGCTGCTTCGTCCTGCTAATCGTTTTGTCGCCAAGGAAGTTAATGAACAACTGGTGTCAGTGTAA